One window from the genome of Synechococcus sp. PROS-7-1 encodes:
- a CDS encoding DUF192 domain-containing protein, which yields MELPPPPQILPIEARWCLQPRAEACIALEVADTPREQQLGLMQRPALPPLRGMWFPASPPRPLRFWMLNTLAPLDLVFVRDGQVLDIVAAVPVCRSLPCPSYWADADGNGRADFADGVVEIGAGEAARLGIKLGDPVAIEDVDHENVSLP from the coding sequence ATGGAGCTGCCGCCACCACCGCAAATCCTGCCCATTGAGGCGCGTTGGTGCCTGCAGCCACGCGCAGAGGCCTGTATTGCCCTTGAGGTGGCCGATACACCAAGGGAGCAGCAGCTCGGCCTGATGCAACGTCCGGCGTTGCCGCCGCTGCGAGGCATGTGGTTTCCGGCTAGTCCGCCCCGCCCCCTGCGCTTCTGGATGCTGAACACCCTCGCCCCGCTCGATCTGGTGTTCGTGCGCGACGGACAGGTGCTCGACATCGTTGCTGCTGTGCCGGTCTGCCGATCACTTCCCTGCCCGTCCTACTGGGCGGATGCCGATGGCAACGGGCGGGCGGACTTTGCTGATGGTGTGGTGGAGATCGGCGCGGGCGAGGCGGCGCGCCTGGGAATCAAGCTCGGCGATCCTGTGGCCATCGAAGACGTTGATCACGAGAACGTGTCATTGCCGTAG
- a CDS encoding bifunctional riboflavin kinase/FAD synthetase, whose protein sequence is MIPLCSPQQARTPTALALGSFDGLHAGHRRVIKAITTAPFGGHPTVVSFWPHPREVLHGEPRLRLDLPDEKLHLLEPLGIEQLVLVPFTKQLAQLSAADFVEQVLLATLQARHIAVGANFRFGRGREGDTNTLAHLASAAGVKVSVVPILEDEEGRMSSSRIRAALSAGELHRAANLLGRAYRFQGEVVRGRGLGRGLGWPTANLQVDGRKFLPGLGVYAAWAWVDGDGTRLPAVMNLGPQPTVDPGSPSAVEVHLLDFEMELEGRWIKVEPVQRLRGQQRFSGLKELSAQIGRDAVAAKEALRAQAG, encoded by the coding sequence TTGATCCCTCTCTGCTCACCTCAGCAGGCCCGCACCCCCACTGCGCTCGCCCTGGGCAGTTTTGATGGTCTCCATGCCGGCCACCGGCGTGTGATCAAGGCCATCACCACAGCCCCCTTCGGCGGCCATCCCACCGTTGTGAGTTTCTGGCCCCATCCGCGGGAGGTTCTGCACGGAGAGCCGCGGCTGCGCCTGGATCTCCCGGATGAAAAGCTGCATCTGCTCGAGCCCCTGGGAATCGAACAGCTGGTGCTGGTGCCCTTCACGAAGCAGCTGGCCCAACTGAGCGCCGCCGACTTCGTGGAGCAAGTGCTGTTGGCCACTCTGCAGGCGCGTCACATTGCCGTTGGGGCCAACTTCCGTTTCGGTCGCGGCCGCGAGGGCGACACCAACACCCTGGCTCACCTGGCCTCAGCCGCTGGCGTGAAAGTGAGCGTCGTCCCGATCCTGGAGGACGAAGAAGGGCGGATGAGCAGCAGCCGCATCCGCGCGGCGCTCAGCGCGGGAGAGTTGCACAGAGCCGCCAACCTGCTCGGCCGTGCCTATCGCTTCCAAGGGGAGGTGGTACGCGGCCGGGGGCTGGGTCGCGGTCTGGGATGGCCGACAGCCAATCTGCAAGTGGATGGCCGCAAATTCCTACCCGGGCTCGGGGTGTACGCGGCCTGGGCTTGGGTGGATGGTGATGGCACGCGACTGCCGGCGGTGATGAATCTCGGCCCTCAACCCACCGTTGATCCGGGATCCCCCTCCGCTGTGGAGGTGCATCTCCTCGATTTTGAAATGGAACTCGAGGGTCGCTGGATCAAGGTGGAGCCCGTGCAGCGTCTCCGCGGCCAGCAGCGTTTTTCAGGCTTGAAGGAGCTCAGTGCCCAGATCGGACGGGATGCCGTCGCAGCCAAAGAGGCGCTCAGGGCTCAAGCCGGATAG
- the pheS gene encoding phenylalanine--tRNA ligase subunit alpha, with the protein MSATVTLQQLTDQLEALEAEAAEAIAAAADAEALEQLRVGLLGKKGRLSGVLGAMGKLPGNERPLVGQRANVLKTQVQTLLGKRLLAVKQAAMEARIAEETLDVTAPPVGVPMGHRHPLISTTEEIVDLFCGLGYQVEEGPEVETDHHNFTALNIPPEHPARDMQDTFYLKDNLLLRTHTSPVQIRHLENNPPPVRIVAPGRVYRRDAVDATHSPVFHQVEVLAIDEGLDFSHLRGTVMAFLKAFFGDLPVRFRASYFPFTEPSAEVDVQWRGRWLEVMGCGMVDPAVLEGLGLDPERWSGFAAGLGVERFCMVRHGIDDIRRLYTSDLRFLEQF; encoded by the coding sequence GTGAGCGCCACCGTCACCCTGCAGCAGCTCACCGATCAGCTGGAGGCCCTTGAGGCCGAAGCGGCTGAGGCCATCGCCGCCGCTGCCGATGCCGAGGCCCTCGAGCAGTTGCGGGTGGGCTTGCTCGGCAAGAAAGGCCGTCTCTCCGGTGTGCTCGGAGCCATGGGCAAGTTGCCTGGCAACGAGCGGCCGCTGGTGGGTCAGCGCGCCAATGTGTTGAAAACCCAGGTGCAGACGCTCCTGGGAAAGCGCCTCCTGGCCGTGAAACAGGCCGCGATGGAGGCTCGTATTGCAGAGGAGACTCTGGATGTCACTGCTCCTCCGGTAGGCGTTCCCATGGGGCATCGCCACCCCTTGATCAGCACCACTGAGGAGATCGTTGATCTGTTTTGCGGTCTTGGTTATCAGGTGGAGGAGGGGCCCGAGGTGGAGACCGACCATCACAATTTCACCGCCCTCAACATTCCCCCGGAGCACCCGGCCAGGGACATGCAGGACACGTTCTATTTGAAGGACAACCTGCTGCTGCGCACGCACACCTCACCGGTGCAGATCAGGCATCTGGAAAACAACCCACCGCCGGTGCGCATCGTGGCCCCCGGGCGCGTTTATCGCCGGGATGCCGTGGACGCCACCCATTCTCCGGTGTTCCACCAGGTGGAGGTGCTGGCCATTGATGAAGGCTTGGATTTCAGTCACCTGCGCGGCACGGTGATGGCCTTTCTCAAGGCCTTTTTCGGAGATCTGCCGGTGCGTTTCCGCGCCAGCTACTTCCCGTTCACAGAGCCTTCCGCTGAGGTGGATGTGCAGTGGCGGGGTCGCTGGCTTGAAGTGATGGGTTGCGGGATGGTGGACCCTGCGGTGCTCGAAGGCCTGGGGCTTGATCCTGAGCGCTGGAGTGGTTTTGCCGCTGGTCTTGGCGTGGAACGTTTCTGCATGGTCCGCCATGGCATTGACGACATCCGCCGGCTCTACACCAGCGATCTGCGCTTCCTCGAGCAGTTCTGA
- the surE gene encoding 5'/3'-nucleotidase SurE, whose product MAPLRILISNDDGVFADGIRALAAAAAAAGHQVTVVCPDRERSATGHGLTLQTPIRAEKADSLFEAGISAWACSGTPADCMKLALFELMQEAPDLVLTGINHGPNLGTDVFCSGTVAAAMEGTLEGLPSMAISSACFQWRDFQGAAALAVDVATAALRDQWPENLLLNLNIPPCRPEVMGPLRWTRLSIRRYDEQFSPRKDPRGRTYYWLAGEVVEDLESGGDGPRDWPTDVAQIEANSPSLTPIQPELFWRGPLGGLPRLELNGQRVR is encoded by the coding sequence ATGGCCCCCTTGCGGATCCTGATCAGCAATGACGACGGGGTATTCGCCGACGGCATCCGTGCTCTGGCGGCTGCAGCGGCCGCAGCAGGGCACCAGGTGACGGTGGTTTGCCCCGATCGCGAGCGATCCGCCACCGGCCATGGACTCACCCTCCAGACCCCGATCCGAGCCGAAAAAGCCGACAGCCTCTTCGAAGCGGGAATCAGCGCCTGGGCTTGCAGCGGCACGCCTGCCGACTGCATGAAGCTGGCCTTGTTCGAACTGATGCAGGAGGCGCCGGACCTGGTGTTGACCGGCATCAATCACGGCCCGAATCTGGGCACCGATGTGTTCTGCTCCGGCACCGTTGCCGCGGCCATGGAAGGGACCCTCGAGGGGCTGCCGTCGATGGCCATCAGCAGTGCCTGTTTCCAGTGGCGCGACTTCCAGGGTGCCGCCGCCCTGGCCGTGGACGTGGCCACAGCCGCGCTGCGTGATCAATGGCCTGAGAATCTGCTTCTCAACTTGAACATCCCCCCTTGCCGCCCTGAGGTGATGGGTCCTCTGCGCTGGACGCGCCTCTCAATCCGCCGCTACGACGAGCAATTCAGCCCTCGCAAGGATCCGCGCGGCCGCACCTATTACTGGCTGGCAGGGGAAGTGGTGGAAGACCTGGAATCCGGCGGGGATGGCCCGCGGGACTGGCCCACGGATGTGGCCCAGATTGAAGCCAACAGCCCGTCGCTCACACCAATCCAACCGGAGCTGTTCTGGCGTGGCCCCCTCGGAGGCCTTCCTCGCCTGGAGCTCAACGGTCAGCGGGTTCGGTAA
- the cbiE gene encoding precorrin-6y C5,15-methyltransferase (decarboxylating) subunit CbiE, which yields MIDVIGTDAGAPASLPPMHQSLVQNADLVAAPKRLLPQLVDWLGSRADDQQRLVSDDPIALSDALGPLAPTLRIVVLASGDPLWFGIGRVLIERLGSERLRFHPAPSSMQLAFARLGRPWQGAEWISLHGRDPSSLAQRLQKRPASLAVLTDPGRGGVEEVRATLRGSGLESSYSLWLCEALGHHDERVQCLEANQPCPDDLHPLHLVVLLAQPPAASAPGALPLFGIADGDYLQHDDRPGLMTKREVRIQLLADLDLPEQGVLWDLGAGTGSVGLEALRLRPQLQLMAIERRSGGGALIQANAQRLGVAPASVLEGDALTLLPQLPDPDRVLVGGGGRQRATLLKGVIDRLRPGGVVVIPLATLEALAELRPVLEQAGLQLQISQQQAWRGQPLAEGTRLAPMNPVLILKGTNARP from the coding sequence ATGATCGATGTGATCGGGACCGACGCCGGCGCCCCTGCGTCCCTACCTCCGATGCACCAAAGCCTGGTGCAGAACGCTGACCTGGTGGCAGCGCCAAAACGCTTGCTGCCCCAGCTTGTGGATTGGCTCGGCAGTCGCGCCGACGACCAGCAGCGCTTGGTCAGCGATGACCCGATTGCCCTCAGTGACGCCCTCGGCCCCCTGGCGCCAACCCTGCGGATTGTGGTGCTGGCCAGTGGCGATCCTCTCTGGTTCGGGATTGGTCGTGTATTGATTGAGCGGCTGGGCAGCGAACGGCTGCGTTTCCACCCAGCCCCCTCCTCCATGCAGCTGGCCTTCGCCCGCCTGGGCAGACCCTGGCAGGGAGCCGAATGGATCAGCCTGCACGGCCGTGATCCCAGCTCTCTGGCCCAGCGGTTGCAGAAACGGCCAGCCTCCCTGGCGGTGCTCACCGATCCAGGCCGAGGAGGCGTCGAAGAGGTCCGCGCGACTCTGCGCGGCAGCGGACTCGAATCGAGCTACAGCCTCTGGCTGTGTGAAGCCCTCGGTCACCACGACGAACGCGTGCAGTGCCTCGAAGCAAACCAGCCTTGCCCGGATGACCTTCATCCTCTGCACCTGGTTGTGCTGCTGGCCCAACCTCCCGCCGCATCCGCGCCAGGGGCTCTTCCTTTGTTTGGGATTGCCGATGGCGACTACCTGCAGCACGACGACCGCCCTGGGCTGATGACCAAACGGGAGGTGCGCATTCAGCTACTCGCGGATCTCGACCTGCCGGAGCAAGGCGTGCTCTGGGATCTGGGGGCTGGCACAGGGAGTGTGGGCCTGGAGGCCCTGCGCCTGCGCCCGCAGCTGCAGCTGATGGCAATCGAACGCCGAAGCGGCGGCGGGGCGTTGATCCAGGCCAATGCCCAACGCCTCGGCGTTGCGCCGGCCTCCGTGCTGGAAGGGGATGCTCTGACGCTGCTGCCTCAGCTTCCAGATCCTGATCGCGTGCTGGTGGGAGGAGGCGGACGCCAACGCGCAACCCTGCTCAAGGGAGTGATCGATCGCCTCAGGCCTGGCGGTGTGGTGGTGATCCCCCTGGCCACCCTGGAGGCACTGGCCGAACTGCGGCCAGTGCTCGAGCAGGCTGGGCTGCAGCTGCAGATCAGCCAGCAACAGGCCTGGCGCGGTCAGCCTCTGGCCGAGGGCACCCGCCTGGCGCCGATGAATCCCGTTCTGATCCTCAAAGGCACGAATGCACGGCCTTGA
- a CDS encoding winged helix family transcriptional regulator, which translates to MTVHDPLTRASDERPLVLLLGQEALALADRLLASGYQSQVGAAAGPSGVPAAALVGSDAIDQVGSLRDRFGSMPILIGVSEDTIEAREACFSCGADDFWFTNAGASDLLQRLRLHLAIQERSQLRRPLLKVGDLSVDISCRQVRRGQRPVALTAREYALLMLLMEERGTVVGRDRILREVWNDEQGSSSNVIEVYVRYLRQKLEEGGESRLIHTIRGRGYCLNDGAPRLDPS; encoded by the coding sequence ATGACTGTGCATGACCCGCTGACGCGCGCGAGCGATGAACGCCCATTGGTGTTGTTGCTGGGCCAGGAGGCTCTGGCTCTCGCGGACCGGCTTTTGGCTTCCGGCTATCAATCCCAAGTGGGTGCTGCTGCTGGTCCCAGTGGTGTGCCGGCGGCGGCCCTGGTGGGATCGGATGCGATTGATCAGGTGGGCTCGCTCAGAGATCGCTTTGGGTCGATGCCAATCCTGATCGGCGTCAGCGAAGACACGATTGAGGCCCGTGAAGCTTGTTTCAGCTGCGGTGCCGATGACTTCTGGTTCACCAACGCTGGTGCGAGCGATCTGTTGCAGAGGCTGCGCTTGCACCTGGCGATTCAGGAGCGCAGCCAGTTGCGACGTCCCTTGTTGAAGGTGGGCGATCTGAGTGTGGACATCAGCTGCCGGCAGGTTCGGCGTGGCCAGAGGCCCGTCGCCCTCACGGCCCGTGAATATGCCCTGCTGATGTTGCTGATGGAGGAGCGGGGCACTGTTGTGGGCCGCGACCGGATCTTGCGCGAGGTCTGGAACGACGAGCAGGGATCCTCCAGCAATGTGATCGAGGTGTATGTGCGTTACCTGCGTCAGAAGCTGGAGGAGGGGGGGGAGTCGCGGCTGATCCATACGATCCGCGGCCGCGGCTACTGCCTCAATGATGGTGCGCCAAGACTCGACCCCAGCTGA
- a CDS encoding DUF3611 family protein, whose protein sequence is MADRLDFQMLALGLKRTAWIRFWIQTALGVVVVGVLLFNNIGGSLSRNADRAVGLSPGLSLTTLSFFVLLFSLWQGWLIVRLGRALASGVRPSRAEASRLIKRGIFADLLGLVLAAVGYQSLAGALFVQASSQTPGIAIGSQGAAENLAITSLEMLSVLSNTQVLFAHLIGLLFSLWLLQRIYRTR, encoded by the coding sequence ATGGCCGACCGGCTCGATTTCCAGATGCTGGCCCTTGGCCTGAAGCGGACAGCCTGGATTCGCTTCTGGATCCAGACCGCCCTCGGTGTGGTGGTGGTCGGGGTGCTGCTCTTCAACAACATCGGCGGCAGCCTCTCCAGGAACGCAGATCGCGCGGTGGGATTGAGTCCAGGACTGTCCCTCACCACCCTGTCGTTCTTTGTGTTGCTGTTCAGCCTCTGGCAAGGCTGGCTGATCGTGCGCTTAGGGCGTGCACTCGCCAGTGGCGTGCGCCCGAGTCGCGCAGAAGCCAGCCGATTGATCAAGCGTGGAATCTTTGCGGATCTCCTCGGGCTGGTGCTGGCGGCGGTTGGCTATCAGTCGCTGGCAGGGGCCCTGTTTGTGCAGGCGTCTTCTCAGACTCCAGGAATTGCGATCGGTAGCCAGGGTGCTGCTGAGAATCTGGCGATTACATCGCTGGAGATGCTCTCTGTTTTGAGCAACACGCAGGTGTTGTTCGCCCACCTGATCGGATTGCTGTTTTCGCTCTGGCTGCTGCAGCGGATTTACCGAACCCGCTGA
- a CDS encoding NAD(+) kinase — protein sequence MPRVGLIVNDGKPLAVETAATIQARLERGGHEVVRVSSSGGMVGFANPDQHLRMLGYNACVPEGFDPSMALAIVLGGDGTVLSAARQTAPVGVPILTINTGHLGFLAEAYLDDLDRALDQVLTEQWTIEERANLVVSVMRGDQRRWEALSLNEMALHREPLTSMCHFEIAIGRHAPVDISADGVILSTPTGSTAYALSAGGPVITPDCPVLQLTPIAPHSLASRALVFSDQEPVTVFPATPERLMMVVDGSAGCYVWPEDRVLIRRSDHPVRFVRLTDHEFFQVLRNKLGWGLPHVAKPDRA from the coding sequence GTGCCCCGGGTCGGACTGATCGTCAATGATGGCAAGCCTTTGGCGGTCGAAACTGCCGCCACCATTCAGGCGCGCCTGGAACGCGGCGGTCATGAGGTGGTGCGGGTGAGTAGCTCCGGCGGGATGGTGGGCTTTGCCAATCCCGACCAGCACCTGCGCATGCTCGGATACAACGCCTGTGTTCCCGAAGGCTTTGATCCATCGATGGCGCTGGCGATCGTGCTGGGGGGTGATGGCACGGTGCTCTCGGCGGCGCGTCAGACCGCGCCGGTGGGCGTGCCGATTCTCACGATCAACACGGGGCATCTCGGCTTCTTGGCTGAGGCTTACCTCGATGATCTCGATCGGGCCCTGGATCAAGTGCTCACAGAGCAGTGGACGATTGAGGAGCGCGCCAATCTGGTGGTGAGCGTGATGCGTGGCGATCAGCGCCGCTGGGAGGCTTTGTCGCTCAACGAGATGGCTCTGCACCGTGAACCACTCACGAGCATGTGTCACTTCGAGATCGCCATCGGCCGCCATGCACCGGTGGATATCTCGGCGGATGGCGTCATTCTCTCGACCCCCACCGGATCCACGGCTTATGCGCTCAGCGCCGGAGGACCGGTGATCACGCCGGATTGTCCGGTGCTGCAGCTGACGCCGATCGCTCCTCACTCGCTGGCCTCACGGGCTCTGGTGTTCAGCGATCAGGAGCCCGTGACCGTGTTTCCCGCCACGCCGGAACGACTGATGATGGTGGTGGATGGCAGTGCCGGCTGTTACGTGTGGCCTGAAGATCGGGTGCTGATCCGGCGCAGCGACCATCCCGTTCGTTTTGTGCGCCTGACAGACCATGAGTTTTTCCAGGTGCTGCGCAACAAACTGGGCTGGGGTCTTCCCCATGTGGCCAAGCCTGATCGCGCATGA
- a CDS encoding AarF/ABC1/UbiB kinase family protein, whose product MSVLSVFDGSARALEIVQVLSKHEWAFLSQLLRRGDAEETRLPLPSVLCNILTELGPVYVKLGQLLSTRPDLLGEAYIEALSDLQANVPPVPWERVRPQLEEQLNSEVTQAFRTFDHDPIAAGSVGQVYRASLQDGVPVAVKVLRPGIEAQVAEDGRLLRKIAALASATALGSQYDFVGLADQVLDALGRELDFRIEAQNTLRLERCLEASSFVPEGQLRLPQVVQNLSGQRVLVLEWIDGDAILTDQARLSLSQGPGVGPTTTALLGAFVEQYFVEGFFHADPHPGNLKVLSDGSVVLLDAGMVGVFDPRTRSNLLDLVLALINQDGARATDLLEQIAPAARGVKVDRQQLQRQLDALIASSFSKPLEELNFALFLADLLQLANRTGLRVPGTLGLFVKSVTNLEGVGCSLNPAFSFTGEMQPLVAQLLARSVMLPQERLMQFGLDLRNFSLEAPRQLSQLLRRFSSDELVFALQLEGLESLRATLERLSQRVSLAILVAALLLSATLMATLAQQELLRNVSEGLFIGATLFGLWLIVSLLRSNRR is encoded by the coding sequence GTGTCTGTGCTTTCGGTGTTCGATGGTTCCGCGCGAGCCCTGGAGATCGTTCAGGTTCTCTCGAAGCATGAATGGGCGTTTCTCTCCCAGCTTCTGCGTCGTGGTGATGCCGAAGAGACCAGGCTTCCCTTGCCATCGGTGCTGTGCAACATCCTCACGGAGCTGGGACCGGTGTACGTGAAGCTGGGTCAGTTGCTCAGCACCCGTCCGGATCTGCTCGGTGAGGCCTACATCGAGGCCCTTAGTGATCTGCAGGCCAACGTGCCGCCAGTGCCCTGGGAGAGGGTGCGTCCCCAACTGGAAGAGCAGCTGAACAGCGAGGTCACGCAGGCCTTCAGAACGTTCGACCACGATCCGATTGCAGCTGGCAGTGTGGGGCAGGTGTATCGGGCGTCTCTGCAGGATGGAGTGCCGGTGGCCGTGAAGGTGCTGCGGCCAGGCATCGAGGCCCAGGTGGCTGAGGACGGCCGTCTGCTGCGCAAGATTGCGGCCCTGGCTTCAGCCACCGCGTTGGGGAGTCAGTACGACTTCGTCGGGCTGGCTGACCAGGTGCTGGACGCCTTGGGCCGAGAGCTGGATTTCCGCATCGAAGCCCAGAACACCCTGCGATTGGAGCGCTGCCTGGAGGCCTCTTCATTTGTTCCCGAGGGGCAGCTGCGCTTGCCCCAGGTGGTGCAGAACCTGTCCGGTCAGCGGGTGTTGGTGCTGGAGTGGATTGATGGTGACGCCATCCTCACGGACCAAGCGCGCCTCTCCCTCAGCCAGGGGCCGGGGGTTGGTCCTACCACCACGGCGCTTCTGGGAGCCTTTGTAGAGCAGTACTTCGTGGAGGGGTTTTTCCATGCCGATCCCCACCCTGGGAATCTGAAGGTGTTGAGCGATGGCAGCGTGGTGCTGCTCGATGCCGGCATGGTCGGCGTGTTCGACCCGCGCACTCGCAGCAATCTGTTGGATCTGGTGCTGGCACTGATCAATCAGGATGGTGCCAGGGCCACCGATCTGCTGGAACAGATCGCTCCGGCAGCCCGCGGGGTGAAGGTGGACCGGCAACAACTCCAGCGCCAGCTGGATGCGTTGATTGCCAGCAGCTTCTCCAAACCCCTGGAAGAGCTCAATTTCGCCCTGTTTTTGGCCGACCTTCTGCAGTTGGCGAACCGCACGGGTTTGCGCGTGCCCGGAACGCTTGGGCTGTTTGTGAAGTCGGTCACCAATTTGGAAGGTGTGGGCTGCTCGCTCAACCCTGCGTTCAGTTTCACCGGAGAAATGCAGCCCCTGGTGGCTCAATTGCTGGCGCGCTCGGTGATGCTGCCGCAGGAGCGTTTGATGCAGTTCGGCCTGGATCTGCGCAATTTCTCCCTTGAAGCGCCGCGTCAACTCAGTCAGCTGCTGCGGCGGTTCAGCAGTGATGAGCTGGTGTTTGCTCTGCAGCTTGAGGGGCTGGAGTCGTTGCGCGCCACGCTGGAGCGACTGTCGCAGCGGGTGTCGCTGGCGATTCTGGTGGCTGCACTCCTGCTTAGCGCCACGCTGATGGCGACGCTCGCCCAGCAGGAATTGCTGCGCAATGTGAGCGAAGGCCTGTTCATCGGCGCCACGCTCTTCGGGCTCTGGTTGATCGTGTCCCTGCTTCGCTCCAACCGACGCTGA